One part of the Streptococcus sp. oral taxon 431 genome encodes these proteins:
- the dapA gene encoding 4-hydroxy-tetrahydrodipicolinate synthase yields MSYQDLKDCKIITAFITPFHEDGSINFDAIPKLIEHLLAHHTDGILLAGTTAESPTLTHDEELQLFAAVQKVVNGRVPLIAGVGTNDTRDSIEFVKEVAEFGGFAAGLAIVPYYNKPSQEGMYQHFKAIADASDLPIIIYNIPGRVVVEMTPDTLLRLAEHPNIVGVKECTSLANMAYLIEHKPEEFLVYTGEDGDAFHAMNLGADGVISVASHTNGDEMHEMFTAIEESDMKKAAAIQRKFIPKVNALFSYPSPAPVKAVLNYMGFEAGPTRLPLVPAPEEDAKRIIKVVIDGDYEATKATVTGVLRPDY; encoded by the coding sequence ATGTCTTATCAAGATTTAAAAGATTGTAAAATTATCACGGCCTTTATTACTCCTTTTCATGAAGATGGGTCAATCAATTTCGATGCCATTCCAAAGTTGATTGAACATTTATTAGCACATCATACAGACGGAATTCTCCTAGCAGGAACAACTGCTGAGAGTCCGACTCTAACTCACGATGAGGAGTTGCAGTTGTTTGCGGCTGTTCAAAAGGTTGTCAACGGCCGAGTTCCTTTAATCGCTGGTGTTGGTACCAATGACACACGAGACTCTATTGAGTTCGTCAAAGAGGTAGCAGAGTTTGGCGGTTTTGCGGCTGGTCTTGCTATTGTTCCTTATTACAATAAACCATCCCAAGAAGGTATGTATCAACACTTTAAAGCTATTGCAGATGCATCTGATTTGCCTATTATAATCTATAACATTCCAGGTCGTGTAGTTGTAGAAATGACTCCAGATACTTTACTTCGTTTGGCGGAACATCCAAATATCGTTGGTGTTAAGGAATGTACCAGCCTTGCTAATATGGCTTACTTGATTGAGCATAAGCCAGAAGAATTCTTGGTATACACTGGTGAGGATGGAGATGCCTTCCATGCTATGAACCTTGGTGCAGACGGAGTTATATCTGTTGCTTCCCACACAAATGGGGATGAGATGCATGAAATGTTTACTGCAATCGAAGAAAGTGATATGAAGAAAGCGGCAGCTATTCAGCGTAAATTTATTCCTAAAGTCAATGCACTCTTCTCTTACCCGAGTCCGGCACCTGTTAAGGCGGTACTCAACTATATGGGGTTCGAAGCTGGGCCAACTCGTCTACCTTTGGTTCCTGCGCCTGAAGAGGATGCTAAACGTATTATCAAGGTTGTTATTGATGGGGATTACGAAGCAACTAAGGCGACTGTCACTGGAGTCCTTCGTCCTGATTACTAA
- a CDS encoding aspartate-semialdehyde dehydrogenase: MGYTVAVVGATGAVGAQMIKMLEESTLPIDKIRYLASARSAGKVLQFKGQDVTIEETTEDAFEGVDIALFSAGGSTSAKYAPYAVKAGAVVVDNTSYFRQNPDVPLVVPEVNAHALDAHNGIISCPNCSTIQMMVALEPVRQKWGLDRIIVSTYQAVSGAGMGAILETQRELREVLNDGVNPRDVHAEILPSGGDKKHYPIAFNALPQIDVFTDNDYTYEEMKMTNETKKIMEDDSIAVSATCVRIPVLSAHSESVYIETKEVAPIEEVKAAIAAFPGAVLEDDVAHQIYPQAVNAVGSRDTFVGRIRKDLDAEKGIHMWVVSDNLLKGAAWNSVQIAETLHERGLVRPTAELKFELK, from the coding sequence ATGGGATACACAGTTGCTGTTGTTGGCGCTACAGGTGCCGTTGGTGCTCAAATGATCAAAATGTTGGAAGAATCAACTCTTCCGATCGATAAGATTCGTTACCTTGCGTCTGCACGTTCTGCAGGAAAGGTCTTGCAATTCAAAGGTCAAGATGTGACCATCGAAGAAACAACAGAAGACGCTTTTGAAGGGGTTGATATTGCTCTTTTCTCAGCTGGTGGATCAACTTCTGCAAAATACGCACCTTATGCTGTTAAGGCAGGCGCAGTCGTCGTAGATAACACTTCTTACTTCCGTCAAAATCCAGATGTACCATTGGTTGTTCCTGAAGTGAATGCTCACGCCCTTGATGCTCACAACGGAATCATCTCATGTCCTAACTGTTCAACTATTCAAATGATGGTAGCTCTTGAACCAGTTCGTCAGAAATGGGGCTTGGACCGTATTATCGTATCAACTTATCAAGCAGTTTCAGGTGCTGGTATGGGAGCAATTCTTGAAACCCAACGTGAGCTTCGTGAAGTCTTGAATGACGGTGTTAATCCACGTGATGTACATGCGGAAATCTTGCCTTCAGGTGGCGATAAGAAACACTATCCAATTGCCTTCAATGCTCTTCCACAAATTGATGTTTTCACTGATAATGACTACACTTACGAAGAAATGAAGATGACCAATGAAACCAAGAAAATCATGGAAGACGATAGCATTGCCGTATCAGCAACATGTGTACGTATTCCAGTTTTGTCAGCTCACTCTGAGTCAGTCTATATTGAAACAAAAGAAGTAGCACCAATCGAAGAAGTGAAAGCAGCTATTGCTGCCTTCCCAGGTGCAGTTCTTGAAGATGATGTTGCTCACCAAATCTATCCTCAAGCAGTAAATGCTGTTGGTTCACGTGATACATTCGTTGGACGTATCCGTAAAGACTTGGATGCAGAAAAAGGTATTCATATGTGGGTAGTATCTGATAATCTTCTTAAAGGTGCAGCTTGGAACTCAGTTCAAATCGCAGAAACACTTCACGAACGTGGTCTAGTACGCCCAACAGCTGAATTAAAATTTGAATTGAAATAA
- a CDS encoding class A sortase → MSQKKNQSKKNKRKNLLINILAGFLILLSIALIFNANIRDMFMIWNTNKYQVSQVTKEEIEENKETEGNFDFDSVKSLSSEAVLSAQWNSQQLPVIGGIAIPELEMNLPIFKGLDNVNLFYGAGTMKANQVMGEGNYSLASHRIFAGENADKKLFSPLARAEKGMKIYLTDKEKVYTYEIEEVKIVTPDRVDVIDERDGIKEITLVTCEDANAVERIIVKGNLTEIKSYAETPSDILEAFNKPYKQFYE, encoded by the coding sequence ATGTCTCAAAAAAAGAATCAAAGTAAAAAAAATAAACGTAAGAATCTTCTGATTAACATACTGGCAGGATTCCTAATCTTGTTATCTATCGCTTTAATCTTCAATGCCAATATTCGTGATATGTTCATGATTTGGAACACTAATAAGTATCAGGTCAGTCAAGTAACTAAGGAAGAGATTGAGGAGAATAAAGAAACAGAAGGGAATTTCGATTTTGACTCTGTAAAATCACTTTCCTCGGAGGCAGTCCTATCAGCTCAGTGGAATTCTCAGCAACTTCCGGTTATTGGAGGTATTGCCATTCCAGAGCTTGAAATGAATCTGCCAATATTTAAGGGACTCGATAATGTTAACCTCTTTTATGGTGCTGGGACAATGAAAGCCAATCAGGTAATGGGAGAAGGAAATTATTCTCTAGCAAGTCACCGTATCTTTGCAGGTGAAAATGCAGATAAGAAATTATTCTCTCCTCTTGCTCGCGCTGAGAAAGGGATGAAAATTTATCTCACTGATAAAGAGAAAGTCTATACATACGAGATTGAAGAAGTTAAAATTGTAACTCCTGATCGAGTAGATGTAATTGACGAACGTGATGGGATTAAAGAGATTACCTTAGTAACCTGTGAAGATGCTAATGCAGTTGAGAGAATCATCGTTAAAGGAAATTTGACAGAGATAAAATCTTATGCAGAAACTCCATCAGATATCTTAGAAGCCTTTAATAAACCCTATAAACAATTTTATGAATAG
- the gyrA gene encoding DNA gyrase subunit A, which translates to MQDKNLVNVNLTKEMKTSFIDYAMSVIVSRALPDVRDGLKPVHRRILYGMNELGVTPDKPHKKSARITGDVMGKYHPHGDSSIYEAMVRMAQWWSYRYMLVDGHGNFGSMDGDGAAAQRYTEARMSKIALEMLRDINKNTVDFVDNYDANEREPVVLPARFPNLLVNGATGIAVGMATNIPPHNLGETIDAVKLVMDNPEVTTKDLMEVLPGPDFPTGALVMGRSGIHKAYETGKGSIVLRSRTEIEETKTGRERIVVTEFPYMVNKTKVHEHIVRLVQEKRIEGITAVRDESNREGVRFVIEVKRDASANVILNNLFKMTQMQTSFGFNMLAIQNGVPKILSLRQILDAYIEHQKEVVTRRTQFDKEKAEARAHILEGLLIALDHIDEVIRIIRASETDAEAQAELMSKFKLSERQSQAILDMRLRRLTGLERDKIQSEYDELIALIADLADILAKPERVAQIIKEELDEVKRKFGDPRRTELMVGEVLTLEDEDLIEESDVLITLSNKGYIKRLDQDEFTAQKRGGRGVQGTGVKDDDFVRELVSTSTHDHLLFFTNKGRVYRLKGYEIPEYGRTAKGLPVVNLLKLDDGESIQTIINVESERSDDAYLFFTTRAGIVKRTSVKEFANIRQNGLKALNLKDEDELINVLLTEKDTDIIIGTKLGYAVRFNQSSVRSMSRIATGVKGVNLREGDAVVGARVITDQDEVLIITEKGYGKRTVATEYPTKGRAGKGMKTANVTEKNGPLAGLLTVNGDEDLMIITDTGVMIRTNVANISQTGRSTMGVKVMRLDQDAKIVTFTSVAAAEKEEVGAEQETESEA; encoded by the coding sequence ATGCAAGATAAAAATTTAGTGAATGTCAATCTGACAAAGGAGATGAAGACCAGCTTTATCGACTACGCCATGAGTGTTATCGTATCGCGGGCCCTTCCTGATGTTCGAGATGGTTTGAAACCAGTTCATCGTCGTATTCTATACGGTATGAACGAATTGGGTGTGACACCAGATAAACCTCATAAGAAATCTGCTCGTATTACAGGGGATGTCATGGGTAAATACCATCCGCACGGTGACTCATCTATCTACGAAGCTATGGTTCGTATGGCTCAATGGTGGAGTTACCGTTACATGCTTGTAGATGGGCATGGGAATTTTGGTTCCATGGATGGTGATGGTGCCGCAGCTCAGCGTTATACTGAAGCGCGCATGAGCAAGATTGCACTTGAGATGCTTCGTGATATCAATAAAAACACCGTTGATTTTGTAGATAACTATGATGCCAATGAACGTGAACCTGTTGTTCTACCAGCTCGTTTCCCAAATCTTTTGGTCAATGGTGCTACAGGTATTGCCGTTGGTATGGCGACCAATATTCCGCCACATAACTTGGGTGAAACCATTGATGCGGTTAAGTTGGTTATGGATAATCCAGAAGTTACGACTAAGGACTTGATGGAAGTACTCCCTGGGCCTGACTTCCCAACCGGTGCCCTTGTTATGGGGAGATCAGGGATTCATAAGGCCTATGAAACAGGAAAAGGCTCCATTGTTCTTCGTTCCCGTACAGAAATCGAGGAAACAAAAACTGGTCGCGAACGTATCGTTGTAACAGAATTTCCATACATGGTTAATAAGACCAAAGTCCATGAACATATTGTGCGTTTAGTTCAAGAAAAACGTATCGAAGGAATCACAGCTGTTCGTGACGAATCTAACCGTGAGGGTGTTCGCTTTGTTATCGAAGTGAAGCGTGATGCCTCTGCCAATGTTATCTTGAACAACTTGTTCAAGATGACTCAAATGCAAACTAGCTTTGGATTTAACATGCTGGCTATCCAGAATGGTGTACCAAAGATTCTCTCTCTTCGTCAAATCTTGGATGCTTATATTGAGCACCAAAAAGAAGTGGTGACTCGTCGTACTCAATTTGACAAAGAGAAAGCTGAAGCGCGTGCACATATCTTAGAAGGTTTGTTAATTGCCCTAGACCATATTGATGAAGTTATTCGTATCATTCGTGCCAGTGAAACGGATGCAGAAGCCCAAGCTGAATTGATGAGCAAGTTCAAGTTATCTGAACGTCAAAGTCAAGCAATTCTCGATATGCGTCTACGTCGTTTGACAGGTTTGGAACGTGACAAGATTCAGTCGGAATATGATGAGCTTATTGCTTTGATTGCTGACTTGGCAGACATTCTTGCAAAACCAGAACGCGTAGCGCAAATCATCAAGGAAGAATTGGATGAGGTCAAACGTAAGTTTGGCGATCCACGTCGTACTGAGTTGATGGTTGGTGAAGTCTTGACGCTTGAAGATGAAGACTTGATTGAAGAGTCTGATGTTCTCATCACTCTATCAAATAAAGGTTATATCAAACGTTTGGACCAAGACGAATTTACAGCTCAAAAACGTGGTGGACGTGGGGTCCAAGGAACTGGAGTTAAGGACGATGACTTTGTGCGTGAATTGGTTTCAACCAGCACTCACGATCATTTGCTATTCTTTACTAATAAAGGGCGTGTGTATCGTCTTAAGGGGTATGAAATTCCAGAGTATGGTCGCACTGCTAAGGGCTTGCCAGTCGTCAATCTTTTGAAACTAGACGATGGTGAAAGCATTCAAACCATTATCAATGTTGAATCAGAACGTAGTGATGATGCTTACCTCTTCTTTACAACTCGTGCTGGTATTGTTAAGAGAACCAGCGTTAAAGAATTCGCAAACATTCGTCAAAATGGTCTCAAAGCCTTGAATCTGAAAGATGAGGATGAGTTGATTAATGTCTTACTAACTGAAAAAGACACGGATATCATCATCGGAACCAAATTAGGTTATGCAGTTCGTTTCAATCAGTCTTCAGTTCGTAGTATGAGTCGTATCGCCACTGGTGTTAAAGGGGTAAACCTTCGTGAAGGTGATGCAGTAGTAGGAGCGAGAGTGATCACTGACCAAGATGAAGTCCTTATCATAACTGAAAAAGGATACGGTAAGCGCACAGTTGCGACTGAATACCCAACAAAAGGTCGTGCCGGTAAGGGAATGAAAACAGCCAATGTTACTGAAAAAAATGGTCCTCTGGCTGGCCTCTTAACAGTAAACGGTGACGAAGACTTGATGATTATCACTGACACAGGTGTCATGATTCGAACAAATGTAGCCAATATTTCACAAACGGGGCGTTCAACTATGGGAGTAAAAGTGATGCGTCTAGATCAAGATGCTAAGATTGTGACTTTTACAAGTGTTGCAGCAGCAGAAAAAGAAGAAGTTGGGGCAGAACAGGAAACAGAAAGTGAAGCATAA
- a CDS encoding L-lactate dehydrogenase, with translation MTATKQHKKVILVGDGAVGSSYAFALVNQGIAQELGIIEIPQLHEKAVGDALDLSHALAFTSPKKIYAAEYADCADADLVVITAGAPQKPGETRLDLVGKNLAINKSIVTQVVESGFNGIFLVAANPVDVLTYSTWKFSGFPKERVIGSGTSLDSARFRQALAEKLDVDARSVHAYIMGEHGDSEFAVWSHANIAGVNLEEFLKDTQNVQETELIELFEGVRDAAYTIINKKGATYYGIAVALARITKAILDDENAVLPLSVFQEGQYGIKDVFIGQPAVVGAHGIVRPVNIPLNDAETQKMQASAKELQAIIDEAWKNPEFQAASKN, from the coding sequence ATGACAGCAACTAAACAACACAAAAAAGTTATCCTCGTTGGTGATGGTGCCGTAGGTTCATCTTACGCTTTCGCTCTTGTTAACCAAGGAATTGCCCAAGAACTTGGTATCATTGAAATTCCTCAATTACACGAAAAAGCTGTTGGTGACGCTCTTGACCTTAGCCACGCCCTTGCTTTCACTTCACCTAAAAAAATCTATGCTGCTGAATACGCTGACTGTGCGGACGCTGACCTTGTAGTTATCACTGCTGGTGCTCCTCAAAAACCAGGTGAAACTCGTCTTGATCTTGTTGGTAAAAACCTTGCAATCAACAAATCAATCGTAACACAAGTTGTTGAATCAGGATTTAACGGTATCTTCCTTGTAGCTGCTAACCCAGTTGACGTTTTGACATACTCTACATGGAAATTCTCAGGATTCCCTAAAGAACGCGTTATCGGTTCAGGTACTTCTCTTGACTCAGCTCGTTTCCGTCAAGCCCTTGCTGAAAAATTGGATGTAGACGCTCGTTCAGTTCACGCTTACATCATGGGTGAACACGGTGACTCAGAATTTGCCGTTTGGTCACACGCTAACATCGCAGGTGTTAACCTTGAAGAATTCCTTAAAGACACTCAAAACGTTCAAGAAACTGAATTGATCGAATTGTTCGAAGGTGTTCGTGACGCTGCTTACACAATCATCAACAAGAAAGGTGCTACATACTACGGTATCGCAGTTGCCCTTGCTCGTATCACTAAAGCAATCCTTGACGATGAAAATGCAGTACTTCCACTTTCTGTATTCCAAGAAGGTCAATACGGAATCAAAGATGTCTTCATCGGTCAACCAGCTGTTGTTGGAGCACATGGTATTGTGCGTCCAGTAAACATCCCATTGAACGATGCTGAAACTCAAAAAATGCAAGCTTCAGCAAAAGAATTGCAAGCTATTATTGATGAAGCTTGGAAAAACCCTGAATTCCAAGCTGCTTCAAAAAACTAA